In Salinigranum marinum, one DNA window encodes the following:
- a CDS encoding DUF7472 family protein, whose amino-acid sequence MAIEAEMRRKILVSIAAVAVFIGVIVGIGVTFDDGGLGSTGGLALVGSIVLFVLLMAGIGVFLSQ is encoded by the coding sequence ATGGCCATCGAAGCGGAGATGCGTCGGAAAATCCTGGTCTCCATCGCCGCCGTCGCCGTCTTCATCGGCGTCATCGTCGGCATCGGCGTGACGTTCGACGACGGCGGCCTCGGGAGCACCGGCGGTCTCGCGCTCGTCGGAAGCATCGTGCTGTTCGTCCTCCTGATGGCCGGTATCGGCGTCTTCCTCTCCCAGTAG
- the hjc gene encoding Holliday junction resolvase Hjc translates to MSSNRKGDRRERELVNALDEAGFAVMRAPASGSATTRELPDVLAGNGEVFYAIEAKASAGDPIYLTGEEVEALVYFAQNFGAKARIAVRFDREDWYFFHPGDLYTTDGGNYRVKKETALADGEDFDEFVGRSQKTTLDDL, encoded by the coding sequence ATGTCCTCGAACCGGAAAGGCGACCGCAGGGAGCGCGAACTCGTCAACGCGCTCGACGAGGCCGGCTTCGCCGTGATGCGCGCCCCCGCTTCCGGCAGCGCGACGACCCGCGAACTCCCCGACGTGCTTGCCGGCAACGGCGAGGTCTTCTACGCCATCGAGGCGAAAGCGAGCGCCGGCGACCCCATCTACCTCACCGGCGAGGAGGTCGAGGCGCTGGTCTACTTCGCACAGAACTTCGGTGCCAAGGCGCGGATCGCCGTCCGGTTCGACCGCGAGGACTGGTACTTCTTCCACCCGGGCGACCTCTACACGACCGACGGCGGCAACTACCGGGTGAAGAAAGAGACGGCCCTCGCCGACGGCGAGGACTTCGACGAGTTCGTCGGTCGCTCACAGAAGACGACGCTCGACGACCTCTGA
- a CDS encoding HAMP domain-containing sensor histidine kinase: MLEVVSSGADDPRGRAVGRTVAFHDVTDREARRQRLEVLNRVLRHNLRNEMTVVMGYADVLAESLPDEEARLARKIESRSEALADLGEKARALESMMQSASDAATTVSLGDVVDEIVADVVSPDVDSEVEVEIDIPPHLTLETNVRVLKTVLGTVVENAVEHNDDPSPWVRVSARAATADGGDVASEGVVVEVRDDGPGIPDHELAVVDDGEETPLSHGSGLGLWIVQWGSRWLGADVSFETERDSGTTVRFRF, encoded by the coding sequence ATGCTGGAGGTCGTCTCGTCCGGCGCCGACGACCCGCGCGGCCGCGCCGTCGGGCGGACCGTCGCGTTCCACGACGTGACCGACCGCGAGGCCCGCCGGCAGCGCCTCGAAGTGCTCAACCGCGTCCTCCGGCACAACCTCCGCAACGAGATGACGGTCGTCATGGGTTATGCCGACGTGCTCGCGGAGTCGTTGCCGGACGAGGAGGCCCGGCTGGCACGGAAGATCGAATCGCGCTCCGAGGCGCTCGCCGACCTCGGCGAGAAGGCGCGCGCGCTCGAATCAATGATGCAGTCGGCGTCCGACGCGGCGACGACGGTCTCGCTCGGCGACGTCGTCGACGAGATAGTCGCAGACGTCGTGTCCCCTGACGTCGACAGCGAGGTCGAAGTCGAGATCGACATCCCCCCGCACCTGACGCTCGAAACGAACGTGCGGGTGCTCAAAACGGTGCTCGGGACGGTCGTCGAGAACGCCGTCGAGCACAACGACGATCCCTCGCCGTGGGTCCGCGTGTCGGCGCGTGCCGCGACCGCCGACGGCGGCGACGTGGCGAGTGAGGGGGTCGTCGTCGAGGTGCGCGACGACGGCCCCGGGATCCCGGACCACGAACTCGCCGTCGTCGACGACGGGGAGGAGACGCCGCTGAGCCACGGCAGCGGGCTCGGCCTGTGGATCGTTCAGTGGGGGAGCCGGTGGCTCGGTGCGGATGTCAGCTTCGAGACGGAAAGAGACAGTGGGACGACCGTTCGGTTCCGATTCTGA
- a CDS encoding DUF4188 domain-containing protein, whose protein sequence is MMSEVIPERVTADVDGDFVVFRIGMRANALWKVHRWLPVFLAMPRMLSELEADPESGLLGYQTDFGVRHVTMTQYWRSFEDLREYARDPDGEHLPAWQRYNQEFGSTDDVGIWHETFLVREDEYEAVYNNMPPYGLGDVAELIPASGREETAAGRLGRSSGEDAAVTESGTVVTDE, encoded by the coding sequence ATGATGTCAGAGGTGATTCCCGAACGGGTCACTGCCGATGTCGACGGCGATTTCGTGGTCTTTCGGATCGGGATGCGGGCCAACGCGCTCTGGAAGGTCCACAGGTGGCTTCCGGTGTTCCTCGCGATGCCCCGCATGCTGTCCGAGTTGGAAGCCGACCCCGAAAGCGGCTTGCTCGGGTATCAGACGGACTTCGGCGTTCGTCACGTGACGATGACGCAGTACTGGCGGTCGTTCGAGGACCTGCGCGAGTACGCCCGCGATCCGGACGGCGAACATCTCCCGGCGTGGCAGCGGTACAACCAGGAGTTCGGGAGCACCGACGACGTCGGCATCTGGCACGAGACGTTTCTCGTCCGCGAGGACGAGTACGAGGCGGTCTACAACAACATGCCGCCGTACGGCCTCGGGGACGTCGCGGAGTTGATTCCGGCGTCCGGTCGCGAGGAGACGGCCGCGGGACGACTCGGGCGGAGCAGCGGGGAGGATGCGGCCGTCACCGAGTCGGGGACGGTCGTGACCGACGAGTGA
- a CDS encoding DNA primase large subunit PriL yields MATEVRHARYPFFTAAREAVREADLSLPALVARDAPAVDRARERVERALTSGTTAPEDPEQWDPHDDLLSYPIARILVSLLDDGAAVEKYAAAEASTAAERFETDYEADDDGLRSVERVQVSRREVFDEFEVDADPERGAGRRGNDWYRLPVVTYLSLADPDWGDEWRLVNRELIDGRVRVRQSELDRLVEEAVHRRVADGLPFDVRERNPALAEALEPAVASVRQLLSAGHAPASGPDVVEPSLFPPCVTALLDRARNGEELSPESRFALTAFLVALDLDVETIASIAGLDVETTTAQVEYLRDREGTQYPSPSCATMQAYGDCVNRDERCERITHPLSYYSDAVESVGTE; encoded by the coding sequence ATGGCAACGGAGGTCCGTCACGCCCGGTATCCGTTCTTCACCGCGGCCAGAGAGGCCGTCCGAGAGGCGGACCTGTCGCTCCCGGCGCTCGTCGCCCGCGACGCGCCGGCGGTCGACAGGGCGCGCGAACGGGTCGAGCGCGCGCTCACGAGCGGGACGACCGCACCCGAAGACCCCGAGCAGTGGGATCCCCACGACGACCTGCTCTCGTACCCGATCGCCCGCATCCTGGTGTCGCTTCTGGACGACGGCGCGGCCGTCGAGAAGTACGCGGCGGCGGAGGCGTCGACGGCGGCCGAGCGGTTCGAGACGGACTACGAGGCCGACGACGACGGCCTGCGGAGCGTCGAGCGCGTCCAGGTGTCACGGCGGGAGGTGTTCGACGAGTTCGAGGTCGACGCCGATCCCGAGCGCGGCGCGGGACGGCGCGGCAACGACTGGTACCGGCTCCCGGTCGTGACGTATCTCTCCCTCGCCGACCCCGACTGGGGCGACGAGTGGCGGCTCGTCAACCGCGAACTGATCGACGGCCGCGTCCGCGTCCGCCAGTCCGAACTCGACCGCCTCGTCGAGGAGGCGGTCCACAGGCGGGTCGCCGACGGCCTCCCGTTCGACGTCCGCGAGCGCAACCCCGCGCTGGCCGAGGCGCTCGAACCGGCGGTCGCGTCCGTCCGGCAGCTCCTCTCTGCGGGACACGCCCCCGCGTCGGGACCCGACGTCGTCGAGCCGTCGCTGTTCCCGCCGTGTGTGACTGCTCTCCTCGACCGTGCTCGAAACGGCGAAGAGCTCTCGCCGGAGTCGCGTTTCGCGCTCACGGCCTTCCTGGTTGCGCTCGACCTCGACGTCGAGACGATCGCGTCGATCGCGGGGCTCGACGTCGAGACGACGACGGCGCAGGTGGAGTACCTCCGCGACCGCGAGGGAACGCAGTACCCGTCGCCGTCGTGTGCGACGATGCAGGCGTACGGCGACTGCGTGAACCGCGACGAGCGCTGCGAACGCATCACACACCCGCTGTCGTACTACAGCGACGCGGTCGAATCGGTCGGGACCGAGTGA
- a CDS encoding DUF7474 family protein — MPRFSYPCPGCRSTNSLHGTDCRFEGRSWAEVERAYIDVLSRLSASPVREDDLRAAIDWSALHEAGLRQLKHEERVTQRNGVLRLRTATEYREEVSEPTVEPLRTIYQYGSVPGCHDNAVFAMIAWYEMVGLSWPETKESVVTWLRESGTWDRGGFEEASPAALVEEKRHVYEAGYGWKEKAQSAKRVIDRHRG; from the coding sequence GTGCCGCGTTTCAGCTACCCGTGTCCGGGCTGTCGAAGCACGAACAGCCTCCACGGGACCGACTGCCGGTTCGAGGGGAGGTCGTGGGCCGAGGTGGAACGCGCCTACATCGACGTCCTCTCGCGGCTGTCGGCGTCGCCGGTCAGAGAGGACGACCTCCGTGCAGCGATCGACTGGTCGGCGCTTCACGAGGCCGGCCTCCGACAGCTCAAACACGAAGAGCGCGTGACGCAACGCAACGGCGTGCTCCGCCTCCGGACGGCCACCGAGTACCGCGAAGAGGTCTCCGAGCCGACGGTCGAACCCTTGCGGACGATCTACCAGTACGGGTCGGTCCCGGGCTGTCACGACAACGCGGTGTTCGCGATGATCGCCTGGTACGAGATGGTCGGGCTCTCGTGGCCGGAGACGAAAGAGAGCGTCGTGACCTGGCTCCGCGAGAGCGGAACGTGGGACCGCGGCGGCTTCGAGGAGGCCTCGCCCGCGGCCCTCGTCGAGGAGAAACGCCACGTTTATGAGGCCGGCTACGGCTGGAAGGAGAAGGCGCAGTCGGCGAAACGCGTCATCGACCGCCACCGGGGCTGA
- a CDS encoding DNA polymerase sliding clamp, with protein MFNAIVSAATLRDALDAVSVLVEECKIRLNDDGLAIRAVDPANVGMVDLHLEAAAFESYEADGGVIGVNLKRLEEIAKMANADDLVHLELNEETRKLHIQIDTADSQLSYTLALIDPDSIRKEPDIPDLDLPAGIVLEGAQLDRGIKAADMVSDHISLRVDEDDETFHIEAEGDTDDVDLTLTKADLISLSPGPASSLFSLDYLKDMNKAIPKDAEVTVELGEEFPVKLHYGIAEGQGQITYMLAPRIQSD; from the coding sequence ATGTTCAACGCCATCGTGAGCGCCGCGACGCTCCGGGACGCGCTCGACGCCGTGAGCGTTCTCGTCGAGGAGTGCAAGATCCGCTTGAACGACGACGGGCTCGCTATCCGCGCGGTCGATCCGGCTAACGTCGGGATGGTCGATCTCCACCTGGAGGCCGCCGCGTTCGAGTCGTACGAGGCCGACGGCGGCGTCATCGGCGTCAACCTCAAACGGCTCGAAGAGATCGCGAAGATGGCGAACGCCGACGACCTCGTTCATCTCGAACTCAACGAGGAGACGCGGAAGCTCCACATCCAGATCGACACCGCCGACTCGCAGCTCTCGTACACCCTGGCGCTCATCGATCCCGACTCCATCCGGAAGGAGCCGGACATCCCCGACCTCGACCTGCCCGCCGGCATCGTCCTCGAAGGCGCACAGCTCGACCGCGGGATCAAGGCCGCGGACATGGTGTCGGACCACATCTCCCTCCGGGTCGACGAGGACGACGAGACGTTCCACATCGAGGCCGAAGGCGACACCGACGACGTCGACCTCACGCTCACGAAGGCCGACCTCATCTCCCTCTCCCCGGGCCCCGCCAGTTCGCTGTTCTCGCTGGACTACCTCAAGGACATGAACAAGGCCATCCCGAAGGACGCCGAGGTGACGGTCGAACTCGGTGAGGAGTTCCCGGTCAAACTCCACTACGGGATCGCCGAGGGGCAGGGCCAGATCACCTACATGCTCGCCCCGCGCATCCAGAGCGACTGA
- a CDS encoding SWIM zinc finger family protein yields MTHPAHTPASQHQRLPPDAATGRALRARTEPMTVRPLRDRRYVVETDGGTYVVDVERRTCTCPDHAIRGVRCKHLRRVAIEITEGCVPAPHERPAVCAVCGRETFVPLDAAGPQLCDRHAFIPGDVVTDRETGSTLVVVATTGRRADAVETREGRLVADYETNRRYGRHEPVVDAVYLDDRPPRRRYRFPASRLRPIPGAPRLPMADLPGEDSAGTGTDTALARSESVA; encoded by the coding sequence ATGACGCACCCTGCACACACACCCGCGTCACAGCACCAGCGACTTCCACCCGACGCGGCCACGGGACGCGCCCTCCGGGCCCGTACCGAGCCGATGACCGTTCGCCCGCTGCGCGACCGCCGGTACGTCGTCGAGACCGACGGCGGGACGTACGTCGTCGACGTCGAGCGGCGCACCTGTACCTGCCCGGACCACGCCATCCGCGGCGTTCGCTGCAAACACCTCCGTCGCGTCGCCATCGAGATCACCGAGGGCTGCGTCCCCGCACCGCACGAACGGCCGGCCGTCTGTGCCGTCTGTGGGCGCGAGACGTTTGTCCCGCTCGACGCGGCCGGCCCACAGCTGTGCGACCGGCACGCGTTCATCCCCGGTGACGTGGTCACCGACCGTGAAACCGGTTCCACGCTCGTCGTCGTCGCCACCACCGGCCGCCGCGCGGACGCGGTCGAGACCCGCGAGGGTCGACTCGTCGCCGATTACGAGACCAACCGACGGTACGGCCGACACGAACCGGTCGTCGACGCCGTCTACCTCGACGACCGTCCGCCGCGGCGTCGGTACCGCTTCCCCGCCTCGCGCCTGCGGCCGATTCCGGGTGCGCCCCGCCTGCCGATGGCCGACCTCCCGGGCGAGGACAGCGCCGGTACGGGCACGGACACCGCCCTCGCCCGATCCGAGTCGGTCGCCTGA
- a CDS encoding MFS transporter, with amino-acid sequence MASPESATARLTTPRRALATVVFVVFLDLVGFGVVIPILPFYVRSFGVSDVFIGLLAASYSLMQFVFAPLLGRLSDSRGRRPVLMLSLAGSVVAWTVFGLAGEVLAGFGLVAGVATLFASRMLAGAMGGNIATAQAYVADVTPVDRRAASLGLIGAAFSLGFIFGPAIGGLLASDAVVSGVRGLVPAAIPATRFSLPSFGAAVLSLLALLSAAFFLPEPARTRGTAQRVTLVGGFVEALADLRLRGFVVAFFLLSLAFSGVQVMFIPFAADVYGYDATQTAFFLTYIGFLGAINQGVLVGRLSTRYAESRLAVVGALALLVALALLPFSPDVGRLLPPLGGPTWFTRELLVLLVDGALLSFGNSLLNVSLSTLVSTAASADRQGNAFGVTQGAGSLGRTVGPPAMAALYVVGFWWPFVIGAVILVPIVLILARAAADTTPAVSV; translated from the coding sequence ATGGCATCCCCCGAGTCGGCGACGGCGAGGCTCACGACGCCGCGCCGCGCGCTCGCCACCGTCGTCTTCGTCGTCTTCTTAGACCTCGTGGGGTTCGGCGTCGTCATTCCGATCCTCCCGTTTTACGTCCGGAGCTTCGGCGTCAGCGACGTGTTCATCGGGTTGCTCGCGGCGTCGTACTCGCTCATGCAGTTCGTCTTCGCCCCGCTTCTCGGCCGACTCTCCGACTCTCGGGGACGCCGTCCCGTCCTGATGCTGTCGCTCGCGGGGAGCGTCGTCGCCTGGACCGTCTTCGGGCTCGCCGGCGAGGTGCTCGCCGGCTTCGGACTCGTCGCGGGCGTCGCGACGCTGTTCGCCTCGCGGATGCTCGCCGGAGCGATGGGCGGCAACATCGCGACGGCACAAGCGTACGTCGCGGACGTGACGCCGGTCGACAGACGTGCCGCCTCGCTGGGGCTCATCGGTGCCGCCTTCAGCCTCGGCTTCATCTTCGGCCCCGCGATCGGGGGGCTCCTCGCGAGCGACGCCGTCGTTTCCGGTGTGCGCGGCCTGGTTCCCGCGGCGATCCCGGCCACCCGGTTCTCGTTGCCGTCGTTCGGTGCCGCGGTGCTCAGCCTTCTCGCCCTCCTCTCGGCGGCGTTCTTTCTCCCCGAGCCGGCGCGCACCCGCGGGACCGCACAGCGCGTGACGCTCGTCGGCGGGTTCGTCGAGGCGCTCGCCGATCTCCGGCTCCGCGGCTTCGTCGTGGCCTTCTTTTTGCTCTCGCTCGCGTTCTCCGGCGTGCAGGTGATGTTCATCCCCTTCGCGGCCGACGTCTACGGCTACGATGCGACCCAGACGGCCTTCTTCCTCACGTACATCGGGTTCCTCGGGGCGATCAATCAGGGCGTCCTCGTCGGTCGGCTCTCGACGCGCTACGCCGAGTCCCGACTCGCCGTCGTCGGTGCGCTCGCGCTCCTCGTCGCACTGGCACTGTTGCCGTTCTCGCCCGACGTGGGGCGACTGCTCCCGCCGCTCGGGGGACCCACGTGGTTCACGCGGGAACTGCTCGTCCTCCTCGTCGACGGCGCGCTCCTCTCGTTCGGCAACAGTCTGCTGAACGTCTCGCTCTCGACGCTGGTCTCAACGGCGGCGAGCGCCGACCGGCAGGGCAACGCGTTCGGCGTCACACAGGGTGCCGGGAGCCTGGGCCGTACGGTCGGCCCGCCCGCGATGGCCGCGCTCTACGTCGTCGGGTTCTGGTGGCCGTTCGTGATCGGCGCGGTCATCCTCGTCCCCATCGTCCTCATCCTCGCGCGAGCGGCCGCCGACACGACACCCGCGGTGTCCGTCTGA
- a CDS encoding UPF0175 family protein: protein MSDSVSTETDERLAAAVGQYALGELTMGQAAERAGLSRFELRSTLRASSVELRVGSDDHETAVGELDVVRAVG, encoded by the coding sequence ATGTCAGACTCGGTGTCGACGGAGACGGACGAGCGACTCGCCGCGGCCGTCGGTCAGTACGCGCTCGGCGAGCTGACGATGGGGCAGGCGGCCGAGCGCGCGGGGCTGTCGCGGTTCGAGCTGCGGTCGACGCTCCGCGCGTCGAGTGTCGAACTCCGTGTGGGAAGCGACGACCACGAAACCGCGGTCGGCGAACTCGACGTCGTTCGGGCAGTCGGATGA
- a CDS encoding adenosylhomocysteinase: MSQTSITDRLADPETAREEGRRKMDWAMQHMPILQALSEEFSTETPLEGHVVGMAMHVEAKTANLVELLAEGGAEVAITGCNPLSTHDDVSAALDAHPRITSYAERGVDDEAYYADIEAVIEHEPTITVDDGMDMVAAIHESYPDLIDTIVGGCEETTTGVHRLRAMDADGELNYPVFAVNDTPMKTLFDNVHGTGESSLATIAMTTNLSWASKTVVVAGYGYCGKGVAKKAAGQNANVVVTEVEPRRALEAHMEGYDVMPMTEAAEVGDVFITTTGNRDVITREHFERMNDGVLLANAGHFDVEVNLDQLSEMAVDQYEARDGVEAYELQDGRRLNVLAEGRLVNLAAPIALGHPVEVMDQSFGVQAVCVRELAERGEEYDAGVHDVPDDLDREVAEIKLAAEGVEFDSLSDAQEEYMGSWDHGT; this comes from the coding sequence ATGAGTCAGACGTCGATCACCGACCGTCTCGCGGACCCCGAGACGGCGCGCGAGGAGGGCCGCCGCAAGATGGACTGGGCGATGCAGCACATGCCGATCCTCCAGGCGCTCTCGGAGGAGTTCTCGACGGAAACCCCCCTCGAGGGTCACGTCGTGGGGATGGCGATGCACGTCGAAGCGAAGACCGCGAACCTCGTCGAACTCCTCGCCGAAGGGGGAGCCGAGGTCGCCATCACGGGCTGTAACCCGCTCTCGACGCACGACGACGTGAGCGCGGCGCTCGACGCTCACCCCCGAATCACGTCGTACGCCGAACGCGGCGTCGACGACGAGGCGTACTACGCCGACATCGAGGCCGTGATCGAACACGAGCCCACCATCACGGTCGACGACGGAATGGACATGGTCGCGGCGATCCACGAGTCGTACCCCGACCTGATCGACACCATCGTCGGCGGCTGCGAGGAGACCACGACGGGCGTCCACCGCCTGCGGGCGATGGACGCCGACGGCGAACTGAACTACCCGGTGTTCGCCGTCAACGACACGCCGATGAAGACGCTGTTCGACAACGTCCACGGCACGGGCGAGTCGTCGCTGGCGACCATCGCCATGACGACGAACCTCTCGTGGGCGTCGAAGACGGTCGTCGTCGCCGGCTACGGCTACTGCGGGAAGGGCGTCGCGAAGAAGGCCGCGGGACAGAACGCGAACGTCGTCGTCACCGAAGTCGAACCCCGGCGGGCGCTCGAGGCGCACATGGAAGGGTACGACGTAATGCCGATGACGGAGGCCGCCGAGGTCGGCGACGTGTTCATCACGACGACGGGCAACCGCGACGTGATCACCCGCGAGCATTTCGAGCGGATGAACGACGGCGTCCTCCTCGCCAACGCCGGCCACTTCGACGTGGAGGTCAACCTCGACCAGCTCTCGGAGATGGCGGTCGACCAGTACGAGGCGCGCGACGGCGTCGAGGCCTACGAACTCCAGGACGGGAGACGGCTGAACGTCCTCGCGGAGGGGCGGCTCGTGAACCTCGCCGCCCCCATTGCGCTGGGCCACCCGGTCGAGGTGATGGACCAGTCGTTCGGCGTCCAGGCCGTCTGCGTCCGGGAACTCGCCGAGCGGGGAGAGGAGTACGACGCCGGCGTCCACGACGTGCCCGACGACCTCGATCGGGAGGTCGCGGAGATCAAACTCGCCGCGGAGGGCGTGGAGTTCGACTCGCTCTCGGACGCACAGGAAGAGTACATGGGCTCCTGGGACCACGGGACGTAA